TGCTCCGATGAATATGCAGTTGCCGGGGGTTGGAACGCGCCTCCGGGACCACGGCCGTCGCCTCAAACCAGATGAGAGCGCTTCCTCCCGACGCGTAACGTCGGTAACGGCGAACGGTTAGCTCCCCAGGGCTGCCGGTTTCATCTGCGTCGAAACCCTCCATCGGATGTACCGCAAAGCGATTCGGGAGCCTGTGACCGGCTATGTTCACCGGTTGGAACAGGAGTTCGATCCGGTCCGAGCAGGGCAGATCCAGACCCAGCTGTTCTGCCTTCTCCAGCAGATGCTGAAGCGTAGGAAACTTGAACCGTTCGTGCCTACCCATCCGAATCCTCGATGCCTGACCCGTCCGTCCTGCCGTATTCCGGGCGAGACCGAATATAGGCAAGGGGAGCCACCCCTACAACGGGTTTTGGCTTGAGCGCAGGAAAAAGACCCCCGCGCGGAACGCAGGCCCCCGTCGATTGCTCGTCAGCCGTAGCCCTGGCATGAAAAGGGCCGCCCGAGAAGGGCGGCCCTCCACGAATCACCGGACTTCCACGACAATCGTGGCCGCGGGACCTGTTTCTGCCTTTCCCAGCTTCAGAACCTTACCGGCTTTGTCCTTGACCACAATGTCCACGTGGTACTTCTGGGCCGGCGCATCGAAGGGAACGGGGAACTCGTAGCTCCAGATGCCGTCGCCGGCCACGGCATCGCCCATTCTGCCCTCGTCATTCAGTCGAATGGTGTACTCGGGGTATTCCCGCACCACCGCCTGAACGCTTCCCACTCTGGCCTTGGCGCCTGCGAATGCGACTTCGATCCTCCCTTTCTGGCCAGGCGACAAGACCACAGGCTCCGCCTTGGCACTCACCAACTTCAGACGTGCCGCGCACGCCAAGCCCAGCGCGATGGCTACGGTGGCAAGCCAGGGCACCCTGTGTCTCCGCATGGTTCTCCTCCCTGTTTGTGAGTCCACAGTTCTGAGACGAAGGCGGGCCACGACGTCTTGTTGCCCCGCTCGTGGCTCCCTCTCGCGGCCCTGCTTTGAATGCGGGTACAGTGTCACGCGTCTGCTGCCTCCTGCATCGAAAAGCTGGCTCTCTACCCTCGGCCCGCGAAATCTGGGCTCAAACCGTGGCCATGACGTAAGCCAGGCCAAGGAGTACCCCCGTCAGCAGGATCGCGAACCCGATGTTGCGCTTGGACCCGATTTCCTCACGCACATCGAGCCCTGTGATCTTGGAAAAAAGCCACAAGGTGGCAGACACGGCGGCCAGGTACGCTACAGCCCGTATTACCAACTGTACGAACGCCAGGGATAATGCGCCCA
The sequence above is a segment of the candidate division KSB1 bacterium genome. Coding sequences within it:
- a CDS encoding DUF350 domain-containing protein, yielding MRTWVGALSLAFVQLVIRAVAYLAAVSATLWLFSKITGLDVREEIGSKRNIGFAILLTGVLLGLAYVMATV